Proteins from a genomic interval of Solea solea chromosome 10, fSolSol10.1, whole genome shotgun sequence:
- the LOC131467144 gene encoding basement membrane-specific heparan sulfate proteoglycan core protein-like yields MDLSPAALILCSLLCSVSGQAPVISVEPRAVTVRQGESVSLRCQVGSGARPIQLEWRRANSPALPDNAKTGPDGSVLTFVNSKSGNQGQYTCVASNSAGRSSATAVLSVKYPPKVRVTPAGPLHVKIGDPASVACRATGRPRPNISWKRQGSTLQLFTTESNGANGIQWAAVRPEDAGVYICQAESTEGVADVKVELIVEAGPGVPVAKVSTTEMTVVEGHAVTMSCQASGSPPPDITWSKLRAPLPWKHSVSGGVLTLTSVGRQDSGQYICNATNIHGYSEAYTQMEVETPPYATCMPDQVRLKAGEALQLQCLAHGTHPIEFVWSRASRARLPAGSITTKDGKLYVAHVQVSDSGTYTCVATNHIGSSEAVARVNIKA; encoded by the exons ATGGATTTATCACCTGCGGCTCTGATCCTGTGCTCACTATTATGTTCAG TTTCTGGCCAGGCTCCTGTGATCTCAGTGGAGCCCCGAGCTGTGACTGTGCGTCAGGGGGAGTCTGTCAGCCTCAGGTGCCAAGTGGGCAGTGGTGCACGGCCAATCCAACTGGAGTGGAGGAGAGCCAACAGCCCAGCATTACCAG acAATGCTAAGACTGGTCCCGATGGCTCTGTGCTGACATTTGTGAACAGCAAATCTGGCAACCAGGGCCAGTACACCTGTGTGGCATCCAACTCTGCAGGCCGCAGCAGTGCCACCGCTGTGCTGAGtgttaaat atcctCCCAAGGTGCGGGTGACACCTGCAGGGCCCCTGCATGTCAAGATAGGAGACCCTGCGTCAGTGGCGTGTCGTGCCACAGGCAGGCCGCGTCCCAATATAAGTTGGAAACGGCAAGGCTCCACCCTTCAGCTGTTTACCACCGAATCTAATGGCGCCAACGGCATACAG TGGGCTGCAGTGCGTCCAGAAGATGCGGGGGTTTATATCTGCCAGGCGGAGAGCACTGAAGGGGTGGCGGATGTAAAAGTTGAGCTCATTGTTGAGGCAGGACCGGGAGTACCAGTGGCTAAAGTGAGCACTACAGAGATGACAGTGGTGGAAGGACATGCAGTCACAATGTCATGTCAGGCCAGTG GTTCCCCACCTCCTGACATCACCTGGTCCAAGCTCAGAGCACCGCTGCCATGGAAACACTCAGTGAGTGGTGGCGTTTTGACACTGACCAGTGTGGGCCGCCAAGACTCGGGACAATACATTTGTAACGCCACCAACATACACGGCTACAGCGAGGCATACACGCAGATGGAGGTGGAGA CTCCTCCATATGCCACCTGCATGCCTGACCAGGTGAGACTTAAGGCAGGTGAGGCCCTGCAACTGCAGTGCCTTGCCCACGGCACTCATCCCATTGAATTTGTGTGGAGTCGGGCAAGCAGGGCGAGGCTTCCCGCAGGATCAATTACCACAAAGGACGGAAAGCTGTATGTAGCCCATGTTCAAGTGAGTGACAGTGGGACATACACGTGTGTGGCCACCAACCACATTGGCTCCAGTGAGGCTGTGGCCAGAGTCAATATCAAAG CTTAA
- the LOC131467472 gene encoding adhesion G protein-coupled receptor E1: MGIGKELLILGLMCMLGKCFSDCPRGFGSVLGKCVDINECDEDGCGNNTMCFNTNGSYYCQCESGFRDAKGQVNFTEDSGQCQDVNECLEERGICGHGASCSNQIGRYYCTCLFGFINSSRSTKGCIDIDECEQANICGEKGTCKNTDGSYLCECPEGFTNYGNERTLCSELDCDDFSAASGPTQSLGGLANILSMMRHSCLSLSNPNATFDERLNGDALLERILTATDAILSPGHVDSSEGVSALLSTLENSIMLIGPQLKKNLTRMGTNETDAEIVVQRGDIRPTGPIHLTNDNATLDTDWETATGTGKYPGFALAALLSYKNLKSSGERSFEELKGLEKDGVDPSIRIYSRVVSVLVSNPSTQHLRRSVNITLRHVEDTDASLEVSYICAYWNEREAWSTDGCYQQSSNASHTVCTCEHLSSFAVLMALYPMEHPFALQMVSRIGLIISVVCLTLCILTFKFCRSIQGTRTTIHLHLCVCLLLADIIFLAGISRTEPVGGCRFVAAMLHYFFLGVFAWMLLEGVQLYRMVVLVFNANIRPLYLIVIGYGMPLVVVVVSAIIRPNSYGTDKHCWLSVEDGLIWSFFGPVCLIIIINVLFFIITVWKLAQKFTSLNPDLSTLHKIKAFTVTAIAQMCILGLMWVFGALLFEKSRTAEVAAYIFTILNSLQGALLFFMHCLLSKQVRDEYAHFLSCICTPQKKRYSDLSSTNPSSSQSQASKSAQHTGESQI; encoded by the exons ATGGGGATCGGTAAGGAGCTACTCATCCTGG GCTTGATGTGTATGCTGGGGAAGTGTTTCTCTGACTGTCCCCGAGGATTCGGCTCAGTATTGGGCAAATGTGTTG ATATTAATGAGTGTGATGAAGACGGATGTGGGAATAACACAATGTGCTTCAACACAAATGGCAGCTACTACTGTCAGTGCGAGTCTGGCTTCAGAGACGCTAAGGGGCAGGTGAATTTCACGGAAGATAGTGGACAGTGccaag ATGTCAACGAGTGTCTCGAAGAACGTGGAATCTGTGGCCATGGGGCTTCTTGTTCTAACCAGATTGGGAGGTACTATTGCACCTGCCTGTTCGGGTTCATCAACTCAAGCAGAAGCACTAAAGGCTGCATAG ACATAGACGAATGTGAACAAGCTAACATCTGTGGAGAGAAAGGCACGTGTAAGAACACTGACGGGAGCTACCTGTGCGAGTGTCCGGAAGGATTCACCAATTACGGCAACGAAAGGACTCTATGTTCAG AACTTGACTGTGACGACTTCAGTGCTGCAAGTGGGCCAACACAG tcgcTTGGAGGCTTGGCAAACATTTTATCCATGATGAGACAcagctgtttgtctctctctaaCCCAAATGCTACATTTGATGAGAGGCTTAATGGAGATGCGCTACTGGAG AGAATTTTAACAGCGACTGATGCCATCCTTTCACCTGGTCATGTGGACAGCAGTGAAGGTGTGAGCGCATTGCTCAGTACACTGGAGAACTCCATCATGCTCATCGGTCCTCAACTGAAAAAGAACCTGACCAGGATGGGGACTAATGAGACAG ATGCAGAGATTGTTGTTCAGAGAGGGGACATCCGGCCCACTGGACCAATCCATTTGACCAATGACAATGCAACACTTGACACTGACTGGGAAACAGCCACGGGGACTGGAAAATATCCTG GCTTTGCTCTGGCCGCACTGTTGAGCTACAAGAACCTGAAGAGCTCAGGTGAGAGATCTTTTGAGGAGCTCAAAGGACTTGAAAAAGATGGCGTGGATCCCTCCATTCGGATCTACTCTCGAGTTGTGTCTGTCCTGGTCTCTAATCCCTCCACTCAACATCTGCGCCGCTCTGTTAACATCACACTCAGACATGTGGAG GACACAGACGCGTCCCTCGAGGTGAGCTACATCTGTGCCTACTGGAATGAGCGAGAGGCCTGGTCCACAGATGGTTGCTATCAGCAGTCCTCCAAtgcctcgcacactgtgtgtacttgtgaacATCTGAGCAGCTTTGCAGTACTCATGGCCCTGTACCCCATGgag CACCCGTTTGCGCTCCAGATGGTGAGCAGGATCGGGCTGATCATCTCCGTAGTGTGTCTGACACTGTGCATCCTGACGTTCAAGTTCTGCCGCTCCATACAAGGGACGCGCACCACCATCCACCTGCACCTGTGTGTCTGCCTCCTCCTGGCTGACATCATCTTTCTGGCGGGCATTTCACGAACTGAACCTGTG GGGGGCTGCAGATTTGTTGCTGCCATGCTTCATTATTTCTTCTTGGGCGTCTTCGCCTGGATGTTGCTGGAAGGTGTGCAGCTCTACCGCATGGTGGTCCTGGTCTTCAATGCCAACATTCGTCCACTCTATCTAATAGTCATTGGCTACGGGATGCCccttgtcgtcgtcgtcgtttcTGCGATCATTAGACCGAACAGCTACGGCACAGACAAGCA CTGCTGGCTGTCCGTGGAAGATGGCCTCATCTGGAGTTTCTTTGGCCCTGTgtgcctcatcatcatcatcaatgtcctcttcttcatcatcacgGTGTGGAAGCTCGCCCAGAAGTTCACCAGCCTCAACCCGGATCTGTCCACGCTCCACAAAATTAA AGCATTCACAGTGACGGCTATCGCGCAGATGTGCATACTGGGACTGATGTGGGTGTTTGGGGCCTTGCTGTTTGAAAAGAGCCGAACAGCAGAAGTGGCAGCGTATATCTTTACTATTCTGAACAGCCTACAGGGAGCGCTGCTGTTCTTCATGCACTGCCTGCTGTCCAAACAG GTGAGAGATGAGTATGCCCATTTCCTCTCCTGCATCTGCACGCCACAGAAGAAGAGATACTCGGACTTGAGCAGCACCAATCCCTCCAGCAGTCAGTCACAA gcttCAAAAAGTGCGCAGCACACTGGGGAATCGCAAATATAA